From one Diachasmimorpha longicaudata isolate KC_UGA_2023 chromosome 8, iyDiaLong2, whole genome shotgun sequence genomic stretch:
- the LOC135165550 gene encoding NADH dehydrogenase [ubiquinone] 1 subunit C2, protein MSDGKENDVSWALKILEREPEYVESVWTRYFHQGWCTMFGVLVPVTGNFMYRRPLWAGIQTHIALGIIGLGVGTYLRKREIESCGRRDALLRDYIIRHPEDFPPPNIKKWGEVLVDWVPMR, encoded by the exons ATGAGTGACGGAAAGGAGAATGATGTGTCCTGGGCATTGAAAATTCTGGAAAGAGAGCCTGAGTACGTCGAATCAGTGTGGACCAGGTACTTTCATCAAGGATGGTGCACGATGTTCGGAGTTCTGGTACCCGTCACTGGGAATTTTATGTACAGAAGACCCCTTTGGGCAG gAATTCAAACTCACATCGCCCTGGGCATAATTGGTTTGGGAGTTGGAACGTATCTGAGAAAACGTGAAATAGAGTCCTGTGGTAGAAGGGATGCTCTGTTGAGAGACTACATCATTCGTCACCCTGAAGATTTCCCACCACCAA ATATTAAGAAATGGGGCGAAGTACTCGTCGATTGGGTCCCCATGCGTTAG